The genomic region GTTGCTCATGGATCAAAACTCAATCCGCGATGTGATCCTATTCCCACAGATGCGGCCGGAACGATCAGACTGATACATAAAGCATAAAATTTTCTGATAGAAATGACGCAGTTACATTGGACTTCTCATCTTACGTGGCAAGAGAGACTGAAGATATAGACAAACAAACCGTCAAAAAAATAGAAGTTTCCGTTTCGTTGAACTCCTCTCTGCTCAAGATAATAGATGAGTGTGCGGAGCAACTCCGTTATAACCGTGAGGAGTTTATTGCGATGGCTTGTCAGCAATTCATTGGACAGATCAATCCGCAGGAACTTGAAAACATTTATTGTGAACAGCAGATGCAACAGCCTGAAGAATTGCAGTGGGCAGAAACAGCGGCTACCTTAGCAGGGGAAATTTTACCAAAGGAGAGGTGGTAGATGCGCCGTAGGGGAGTGTGGTGGGCAGACTTACCGCCACCCGCTGGGCGCCTGTACTCATTACCACGCGCGATAGTGCCATTACGGTGCGCGATGCTCTTACTGTTGCGCCGATTACCCGCACGCTCTGGCACATCCCTGTAGAAGTCTCACCTGATCAAAGAGACGGAATGCCTACCGCTTGCGTTGTGAACTGTGATAATCTGCTGACTATTCCTAAGAGTTTGCTCCAATCCCGTATGTGCACACTGACCACAGGGAAGATGCAAACCGTAGAACAGGCAATTACATTTGCCTTGGCACTAACGTAAGTTTTATGCTCTATGAAATATGAATGGTTAATCGCATCCCGCTATCTGAAATCACGGCGGAAACAGGCCTTTATCTCGATTATCAGTGTTATTTCCGTGGGTGGGGTTACCCTCGGCATTGCCGCTGTTATTATCGTTATTTCAACCTTGGACGGCTTTAGGCATGGACTGAGAGAGAAATTCCTCGCCAACGAAGCCCATATAATCGTCCGATCGGTGCAGAACTATTTTCGAGATTATCAGGAAAAGATTGGGCAAATCGAAGGAATTGAAGGGGTCGTCGCCGCTTCGCCCCTGATTATTAGTCAGCTCGCCATTCAACCCCAAGGTAGTGAATCAATCGAAGACACGATCTATGTGAAAGGGATTGATTTGCAGCAAGAGAATCGCGTCACGGGGTTCTCAGATTATGTGAGGCATTTTGACGCGTTTAATCAATCGCGGTTCATCGATGAAGCGCGAATACGTCTAGCTGGGAAGGAGACAATCACCGGCGGTATTGTTCTGGGCTACCATGTCGCCCGGAAAATCGGCGTTGTTCCGGGAGATGTGCTTCGGCTTATCTCTAAGATGGTGCCAAATCCCGCTAATCCTGGATCTTTTATGCCCTTGATGCGTAACTTCGTGGTTGTCGGGCTTTACCAGTCGGGGCTTTATATCCATGATAACGCATTTGGGTTTATCGATTTAGATACCGCCCAAAATCTCTACCAAAAACCGGATCAGATCAACCTGATTGAGGTTCGCCTCGTTCATGCAGATATGGCAACAACGGTCAGTGATCAGATTAAACAAGAGATCCGTTTCGATCCAGGTTTGAGTGCAAGACCGATAACAACGACATGGATGGAATCGCGCTCGGATTTTTTTCAAGCCTTCGAGCTTGAGAAAATCGTGACTATGATTGTCGTCGCGCTAATTATACTCGTGGCGGTGTTCAATATCGCGAGTACACTCATCATGATGGTGATGGAAAAAACACAGGATATCGGCATTCTCAGGGCAATGGGAGCATCTAAACAGGGAATCAGAAATATCTTCGTCCTCCAAGGCGGGATTATCGGTATCTTGGGGGCTATTTTGGGTACGATGCTCGGTGTATACATCTGTTGGCGGCTTGAGTTCCAAGTAGGTAGGTTTCCACGCTGGTACGGTCTTCTGATTCTGTTAGTTCCCGTTGTTCTGCAACTATTTCGGCGCATCTTGCCGCTGCCTATCAGCTCAACGGGATTTCTTTTAATCTGGTGCATTGCAGTCGGCCTTGCCCTCTATTTCATCGCGCAGCCGATTTACCTTGATGATATATTCGGAACCGATTTGAGTGTTGTTTATCAACTGAATCGATTGCCGGTCAAAATTAGTTGGACTTTCGTCGTTTTTATGAACCTCCTGTCAATGGCAACCTGCTGGCTCGCGGCACTGTATCCGGCGTCGAAAGCCTCCTATCTTAACCCCGTTGAGGCACTCCGACATGAATAACCTCATCCGTGTTGTCGACCTATATAAGTCTTACTACGATGGCTTGACAGAGCTTCCTGTACTCAAAGGAGTCGATTTGGAGATCAAAAAGGCGGAGATTGTAGCAATTGTTGGTGCCTCCGGTGTCGGGAAAAGTACGCTGCTTCACCTGCTTGGTGGATTGGATCGACCAACAGAGGGAACAATCTTCTATGAAGGAGAGGACATCTTCGCATTGAACGATCAGGAGTTGGATCGGTTCCGCAACGAAGAAATTGGTTTCGTTTTTCAGTTTCATCACCTTTTGCCAGAGTTTACGGCACTTGAAAACGTTTCAATGCCGGGGTTGATCGCCCAGCAAAAATCTGATGTTGCCGAGGATCGAGCCAAAGAATTGCTCGACTATGTAGGCTTGGAGGAGCGACTGGAGCATCGCCCATCTGAACTTTCCGGCGGTGAACGGCAACGTGTCGCCATAGCGCGAGCTTTAGTCAATCAGCCAAAGGTTGTGTTGGCGGATGAGCCAACGGGCAATCTTGACCAAAAAACGAGTGAGGCAGTGCACGATCTACTCTGGACGCTTAATGACCAATTCAACCAGACATTTATCATCGTGACGCACAACCAGACACTCGCCCAGCGCGCGGACCGGTTAGTTCAGCTCGTGGATGGTCAAGTATTTGACCCAATTTAACGGTTAGATTTCTAAATATGTGATGTGTAATGCACGATTCGCAGATTCAGCGATTCGTAGATTCGAGGAAAATGCTATGTTGGTTTATATTGATGGGGAATACCTTTCACAAGAAGAAGCAAAGATTTCTGTTTTTGATCACGGTCTACTCTACGGAGACGGGGTCTTTGAAGGCATCCGATCTTACAAGGGACGTGTCTTCAAGCTTGATGAGCACCTACAGCGTCTCTACGATTCGGCAAAAGCCATTATGCTCGATATCCCCATCTCCATTGAGCACATGGAAGCAGCGGTATTGGAAACGCTCCGACGGAATCAACTTCATGATGCTTATATCCGTCTGGTAGTGACTCGCGGTGTTGGCGATCTCGGCTTAGATCCGGACAAGTGCCCCGTACCCACCATTATTATCATCACAGATAAAATTACACTCTACCCCCCGAATTTTTACGAAGAGGGGTTAGAAATCGTCACAGTCTCTGTACGCCGAAATTACGCTGAAGCAATCAGTCCCCGTATCAAATCGCTGAACTATCTCAACAATATCTTGGCAAAGATAGAGGGCAAACAGGCAGGCGTCGAAGAAGTGCTCATGCTGAATGCGGAGGGATATGTTGTCGAATGTAGTGGAGACAATATCTTTTTCATTAAAGATAACGTGATTGTCACACCTCCCACGCATCTAGGCATCTTGGAGGGAGTCACCCGTAATACCGTCATTGACTTGGCACGCGAACTGGGAATCACTGTTGAAGAAAAGGTGTTTACCCGACACGACCTGTATACTGCCGAAGAATGTTTTCTGACGGGAACCGCTGCGGAAGTCATCCCCGTTGTTAAAATAGATCAGCGTACCGTTGGCAATGGCTATCCGGGTACCGTTACACAGAAACTGATCGAAGAATTTCACCATGTTACGGATGTATTAGGAACTCTTATTTATCCCGAATAAGGTTCATCGTAAACGTCAGATAATTCATACCACCGATAAGACGGAGGAGGAAAGCAATGAAAGCAATATGCTGGCGGATCGGTTTATTAGCGGGGTTGATGTGCGTTATGCTATCGACAGTCCCTGCTGCCGATGAAGAAGAACCGAAGCCCACAAAAACAGTTGACGAGACATTACAGATAAAAGAGATCGAGTTTCAAGGGATAATGGAGGAATCAGAGGGGTTAATTAAAAGTATCATACAAACCCGTGTTGACGAGGAAATCTCTCCTTACCAGCTGTCACAGGATAGCAAAAACCTGTATAAGGATACCGGCTTTTTCGAGGACATTCTCGTTGATGTCGAACCTGCTGAAGCGGGCGGATTAAAGGTCATTTATCACCTCATCCCAAACCCTAAAATCGAGGGTAACGTCAACATCATCGGCAACGAGCAGTTGAAATACAAAAAAATAAAAGAGGTAATTAGTCTCAAATCGGGAGAGCTTTTCAATGATCAGCGTCTCTGGGAAAGTAAACAGCAGGTCATGAAAAAGTACAAAGAATCGGGTTACTATCTGGCAGAAGTCCAAACGCATAAGGATATTGATTCCGAAACCAACACGATAGCCGTAACATTTGAAATTACGGAAGGGCAGCGGATTAAAGTCGAAGAAATTAACTTCATCGGCAATGCTAACCTCTCACAAAAATCATTAAGCAAGCAGATGAAGACCCGCACAGGCAAGCATTTTGATGAGAATTTCTTCGAGGAAGATCTGACCACGCTAACGCGATACTACCAAGACGCGGGATTCAACCAAGCAAGAATTACTAAGCACGAAAAGCGATTTTCCGATGATAAAACAGAACTGATGCTCGACATCACTGTTGATGAAGGCCCCCAGTTTATTGTTGGGGAGTATAAGGTCAACCTCACGCAATCCGAAAAGCCCGCATTTTCCGAAGAAAAAATTCGTGATATGCTGAGCCCGACCGAAGGAGAAATTTTTAATCGTGGAGAGTTCGAAGAGACACTTGCGAAAATTGAGGGAGAATACCAGAACAAAGGATACCTGCTCTCACGAGTGGACGCATCTCCCAATTTTGATGAAGTCAACGGTATCGTGGATGTAACGCTAAACGTCACCGAAGGCGATGTCATCATCATTGGCGATGTGCATGTCAACGGGTTAGAAAAAACAAAGGACTACGTCATCCGACGCGAGTTGGAGCAACTGGATATCAAACCAGGAGAATTTTACGACGTGCAGGCGCTACGGAAAGCGCGGCAGCGAATCTTTCGGCTAGGATCGTTTGTTCGCAACGTTGAGTTCGTGCCGAGTCAGTCCCAAGAGGCTATCCGAGATCTGATTGTCACCATCACAGAATCGCCGCGCACCGGTCTACTCAGTCTTGGTGGAGGTTACGGCACAGAAGGTGGCATCTTTGGGGTAGCGCAGGTTGGTGAAAACAATCTCTGGGGACGCGCCTATCGGATACACCTGAAAGGTGAGCTAGGGGCGCGCGATCGGCATACCGGCGAACTGCGTTTCAGCACCCCTTGGATCATGGGGACACCCACCCGTTTCAGCACTAGCTTATACAACACCCAGCGCACGCATCGATATTACGGTTCGATTTTTCGGGATAGAGGCTATGATCGATACACTTATAAACGTGTCGGTGGTTCTCTGACCTTTGGGCGGCCGCTATCCAAAAATACAGACCTATCAATTCGTCTCAAAAATGAAACGGTCGATGCACACGGATCAGGTGTAACGACTATTGAAAATCGCCTCACCCGGAGTATAACTTTCAGCCTCGCCAGAGACACACGCGATTATCAGCGAAGTCTGCATGAACCTGTAGCCGGCTCACATAACAGCATCTCTTATGAATACGCAGGTGGATTTTTCGGTGCGGACAATAAGTTTCAGAGGTACTCTGCGGACTCAAGTTGGTTCTTCAGAAGTTGGTTTAACCACGTCCTAGCCGGCCATGCGCGGGCGTCATACCTCAATAGCGAAAGTACCGATTGGCGGCTCTTATACTATGAGCGCTATCGACTCGGTGGAATCGACACAGTTCGCGGTTATGAGGACTTTGAAATCTTTCCCAAAAACGCGAATACGGGCACGCGTAATTTTAATGGCGGTAACAAGGTGCTTTATGCAAATTTGGAATATCGCATCCCGTTTGCAAATCAGTTGACCGCCGTCGCGTTCTTCGATGTAGGACAGGTATGGGACGAGAGCATTACAAACGTATTCAACGATTTTAAACTCAGGAAGGGCGCAGGGGTCGGCGTTCGCTTTGATCTGATGGGGATGTTGGCACGCCTTGAATGGGGCTACGGGTTTGATCGAGAAATTGAAGGAGGAAGAGGCGGAAAATTCCACTTTACGATTGGGCCGGGGTTTTAGCAAACATGACGTATTAGCATTTCTTAAATAGCGATGATCCCATGTCGGGGTCTCCACCACACGGAGGTTTTATGAATCAATTTTTGAAGTTTTACCTAGGAGTCACTGTTATCCTATTCGGATCGCTTTGTCTGGGTTTGGGTGCCGCGGCAGAAAACAACTTTAAACTAGGTGTTGTTGACACACAAAGGGTATTTGAAAATTTTGCAAAGGCTCAAGAAGCCAATGAGATTCTGAAGAATGCCCAAGACAAGTTGACAAATCAACTCAGAGACATCCAGCAACAAATCGACACGATGGTGGAACGACTGGAGAAGCAGAAACTGTTTCTTGACGCCCCTGAAACTCAGGCGCTGGAAGCCGATATTGGTCTCAAAAGGCAAGAGCTCCAGCGGGAATTGGAAAATGGTCAAGATTCAATTATGGCCAAACGCGAAGAATTGCTTGCACCGCTAACACAGGAAATCGAAGGTCTGCTTCGACAAGTAGGTGAGAGTGAAGGATATAGCCTTATCCTTGAAAAACGTCTGGTGACACTTTATGTCGATCCAAAGTATGATCTGACCGAGAGGGTCCTCAAGCTGCTAAACGACGCATCCGAAAAAGAAAAATCGAAGGACGCTCAACAATCGGCGACTCCCCCTGAAACGGAGACAGGAAAGGAAGGGGAAAAGAATAACTAATGATTGCCCACTAGCTCCAACGCTAGAGAAAACCGGTTGAAGCCACAGGGCAGCCTACCCTCAAGCAATTATGGTAAAAACACTCAAAGAGATTAGCGAATTAATCGACGGGGAGTTATTAGGGGACGGCGAGATCGAGATTATCGGCGTCTCCGGGATTAAAGAGGCGAGAGAGCATGAGCTCACGTTTGTCGCCAACTCAAAGTACCTGCGCGAAATAGAACGCACACAGGCTTCTGCGATTATCGTTGGTCAGGACATCCCCTACAACGGCAAACCGCTTATTCGCGTTGACAATCCGTACTTTGCCTTTGTCAAAGTCCTGGAGCTGTTTGCATGGCGCAAACGGAAAACAACATACGGGGTTCATGAGACCGCAATTATTGGCGACAATGTCCAGATCGGCGAAATGGTTTCCATTCAAGCTTACACCTATATTGGCGATAACGTCCAAATCGGCGATGGGACGATTATCAGTCCCTTTGTGTATATCGGCGATGACACAAAAATTGGCAATGAAACCCTCATTTATCCCAATGTAACAATTCGTGAGGATGTCGAGATTGGGAATCGGGTTATCCTTCACTGCGGCGTCGTTATCGGCAGCGACGGATTCGGGTTCGCTTCGGTGAGCGATCGGCACCATAAAATACCACAAATCGGCACGGTGATCATCGAAGATGATGTGGAAATTGGTGCAAACACAACGGTTGACCGCGCCACAATGACCAACGGTGCAACAATTATCAAACGAGGCACAAAACTCGATAACCTCATACAGATTGCGCATAATGTGGTGATTGGCGAAGATTGCTGCATCGCCGCCCAGACCGGCATCGCGGGAAGTGCCGAATTGAAAGACCGTGTGACGATGGCGGGGCACTCTGGAGCCGTTGGACATATCACCATTGGGGCAGATAGTACCGTTTTTGCCAAATCAGCGGTGACCAAAGATCTCCCCGCAGGAAGTTACGTATCCGGTTTCCCAGCAGAAAACCACGCGCAGCAACTGCGTATCCAAGCCTCCCTGCGCCGAATGCCAGAAATGCTGCAAGCGTTTTCGCGGCTACAAGAGCGTGTCACCCAACTAGAAGCGCAACTTAACGCAAACGACGACCAATCGGATGACTCGTAGCGTTCTAACGTAGGGGTTCTGTTGGTGGGGCTCCTACCCCACACCAATACGATTCCATATCACGCCATGTCCAACAAGTCTGCGGATTTCCCACCTCCCCATCGTTATCCTTCAACGAGGGTCAATCCTCACCTAAGAAATACAGGAAGAACGCTATCAAAAAGTGCTGTATATCTTTAATCTGAAGCAGAAAGGAATCGAACTATGATAAAATGTGCACTCATCAGTGGTAGAGGTATGGGCTTGATGCACGGCGGAAACTTCCACAGCCATCCCGACGCCGAAGTTGTCGCTGTCTGCGACATGGACCCCGAACTGCTCGCCGCAGCCACAGAACAGTTTGGTGTCCCTGGATATTCAAACATCGAAGAATTACTTGCCAACTGCGACGTGGACCTGATGCTGATGATCGTCAATGAAACCCGACGAATTCCGCCTTTGCGGCAGCTGCTCGCAGCAGGTCAGAATGTGTTCACCGAGAAACCCCTCTGCGGTTTGGAGGGTCAATTCCGCGTCCGAGAGGATGACCTCCCCATCGCAGCCGCGGCAATCTCTGAGTGGCGCGATTCAGGTCTGAAATTCGGTATCGACTTCAACTACCGTTTCATGACCCACTTCCGAAAACTTCACGATGATGTAGTAGAAGGGCGATTGGGTGAAATACGGATGGTGCGTGCTCGGGCGCATTTCAACTGCTGGTCGCACGTGATTGATCAAATTCTCTGGAGCATGGGACGGCCCGAATGGGTGAGTGTTATGGGCGATCCAAGCGAAGAGGGCGGTTGGCAGCGTATGATTCAGATGCAGTGGGCAAACGGTGTGATC from Candidatus Poribacteria bacterium harbors:
- a CDS encoding type II toxin-antitoxin system PemK/MazF family toxin, with product MVGRLTATRWAPVLITTRDSAITVRDALTVAPITRTLWHIPVEVSPDQRDGMPTACVVNCDNLLTIPKSLLQSRMCTLTTGKMQTVEQAITFALALT
- a CDS encoding OmpH family outer membrane protein; its protein translation is MNQFLKFYLGVTVILFGSLCLGLGAAAENNFKLGVVDTQRVFENFAKAQEANEILKNAQDKLTNQLRDIQQQIDTMVERLEKQKLFLDAPETQALEADIGLKRQELQRELENGQDSIMAKREELLAPLTQEIEGLLRQVGESEGYSLILEKRLVTLYVDPKYDLTERVLKLLNDASEKEKSKDAQQSATPPETETGKEGEKNN
- the bamA gene encoding outer membrane protein assembly factor BamA, with the protein product MKAICWRIGLLAGLMCVMLSTVPAADEEEPKPTKTVDETLQIKEIEFQGIMEESEGLIKSIIQTRVDEEISPYQLSQDSKNLYKDTGFFEDILVDVEPAEAGGLKVIYHLIPNPKIEGNVNIIGNEQLKYKKIKEVISLKSGELFNDQRLWESKQQVMKKYKESGYYLAEVQTHKDIDSETNTIAVTFEITEGQRIKVEEINFIGNANLSQKSLSKQMKTRTGKHFDENFFEEDLTTLTRYYQDAGFNQARITKHEKRFSDDKTELMLDITVDEGPQFIVGEYKVNLTQSEKPAFSEEKIRDMLSPTEGEIFNRGEFEETLAKIEGEYQNKGYLLSRVDASPNFDEVNGIVDVTLNVTEGDVIIIGDVHVNGLEKTKDYVIRRELEQLDIKPGEFYDVQALRKARQRIFRLGSFVRNVEFVPSQSQEAIRDLIVTITESPRTGLLSLGGGYGTEGGIFGVAQVGENNLWGRAYRIHLKGELGARDRHTGELRFSTPWIMGTPTRFSTSLYNTQRTHRYYGSIFRDRGYDRYTYKRVGGSLTFGRPLSKNTDLSIRLKNETVDAHGSGVTTIENRLTRSITFSLARDTRDYQRSLHEPVAGSHNSISYEYAGGFFGADNKFQRYSADSSWFFRSWFNHVLAGHARASYLNSESTDWRLLYYERYRLGGIDTVRGYEDFEIFPKNANTGTRNFNGGNKVLYANLEYRIPFANQLTAVAFFDVGQVWDESITNVFNDFKLRKGAGVGVRFDLMGMLARLEWGYGFDREIEGGRGGKFHFTIGPGF
- a CDS encoding ABC transporter permease: MKYEWLIASRYLKSRRKQAFISIISVISVGGVTLGIAAVIIVISTLDGFRHGLREKFLANEAHIIVRSVQNYFRDYQEKIGQIEGIEGVVAASPLIISQLAIQPQGSESIEDTIYVKGIDLQQENRVTGFSDYVRHFDAFNQSRFIDEARIRLAGKETITGGIVLGYHVARKIGVVPGDVLRLISKMVPNPANPGSFMPLMRNFVVVGLYQSGLYIHDNAFGFIDLDTAQNLYQKPDQINLIEVRLVHADMATTVSDQIKQEIRFDPGLSARPITTTWMESRSDFFQAFELEKIVTMIVVALIILVAVFNIASTLIMMVMEKTQDIGILRAMGASKQGIRNIFVLQGGIIGILGAILGTMLGVYICWRLEFQVGRFPRWYGLLILLVPVVLQLFRRILPLPISSTGFLLIWCIAVGLALYFIAQPIYLDDIFGTDLSVVYQLNRLPVKISWTFVVFMNLLSMATCWLAALYPASKASYLNPVEALRHE
- the lpxD gene encoding UDP-3-O-(3-hydroxymyristoyl)glucosamine N-acyltransferase — encoded protein: MVKTLKEISELIDGELLGDGEIEIIGVSGIKEAREHELTFVANSKYLREIERTQASAIIVGQDIPYNGKPLIRVDNPYFAFVKVLELFAWRKRKTTYGVHETAIIGDNVQIGEMVSIQAYTYIGDNVQIGDGTIISPFVYIGDDTKIGNETLIYPNVTIREDVEIGNRVILHCGVVIGSDGFGFASVSDRHHKIPQIGTVIIEDDVEIGANTTVDRATMTNGATIIKRGTKLDNLIQIAHNVVIGEDCCIAAQTGIAGSAELKDRVTMAGHSGAVGHITIGADSTVFAKSAVTKDLPAGSYVSGFPAENHAQQLRIQASLRRMPEMLQAFSRLQERVTQLEAQLNANDDQSDDS
- a CDS encoding Gfo/Idh/MocA family oxidoreductase, which translates into the protein MIKCALISGRGMGLMHGGNFHSHPDAEVVAVCDMDPELLAAATEQFGVPGYSNIEELLANCDVDLMLMIVNETRRIPPLRQLLAAGQNVFTEKPLCGLEGQFRVREDDLPIAAAAISEWRDSGLKFGIDFNYRFMTHFRKLHDDVVEGRLGEIRMVRARAHFNCWSHVIDQILWSMGRPEWVSVMGDPSEEGGWQRMIQMQWANGVIGSLAGSNLWGYDDHPLRVMIVGDERYAEARGLEGWYRRREANTSEDEELWENEDENSYQTSFPRMADGVIKAMQMGKLHGTNCYSRAQSIGQR
- the lolD gene encoding lipoprotein-releasing ABC transporter ATP-binding protein LolD, which produces MNNLIRVVDLYKSYYDGLTELPVLKGVDLEIKKAEIVAIVGASGVGKSTLLHLLGGLDRPTEGTIFYEGEDIFALNDQELDRFRNEEIGFVFQFHHLLPEFTALENVSMPGLIAQQKSDVAEDRAKELLDYVGLEERLEHRPSELSGGERQRVAIARALVNQPKVVLADEPTGNLDQKTSEAVHDLLWTLNDQFNQTFIIVTHNQTLAQRADRLVQLVDGQVFDPI
- the ilvE gene encoding branched-chain-amino-acid transaminase, with product MLVYIDGEYLSQEEAKISVFDHGLLYGDGVFEGIRSYKGRVFKLDEHLQRLYDSAKAIMLDIPISIEHMEAAVLETLRRNQLHDAYIRLVVTRGVGDLGLDPDKCPVPTIIIITDKITLYPPNFYEEGLEIVTVSVRRNYAEAISPRIKSLNYLNNILAKIEGKQAGVEEVLMLNAEGYVVECSGDNIFFIKDNVIVTPPTHLGILEGVTRNTVIDLARELGITVEEKVFTRHDLYTAEECFLTGTAAEVIPVVKIDQRTVGNGYPGTVTQKLIEEFHHVTDVLGTLIYPE